The Nitriliruptor alkaliphilus DSM 45188 genome includes a region encoding these proteins:
- a CDS encoding response regulator transcription factor: MKTPIGSLHHAEAPARVLLVDDEPMVREVVARYLEQDGHEVVAVADGETALAQFDEGRFDLVVLDLMLPAVDGLSVLREMRRTSDTPVIVLTARGEEGDRVLGFDLGADDYVVKPFSPRELTRRVTSVLRRVASPPTTAGQTLRFDPLEIGERTREVRVDGVSVELTRREFDLLLFLARSPRQVFSRAQLLERVWDSSPEWQDPATVTVHVGHLRHKIEPDPGQPRWLITVRGVGYRFEP, translated from the coding sequence GTGAAGACACCGATCGGGTCACTGCACCACGCCGAAGCCCCGGCGCGGGTGTTGCTCGTCGACGACGAGCCGATGGTCCGGGAGGTCGTGGCCCGCTACCTCGAACAGGACGGTCACGAGGTCGTCGCGGTCGCCGACGGCGAGACCGCGCTCGCGCAGTTCGACGAGGGCCGGTTCGATCTGGTCGTGCTCGACCTCATGCTCCCCGCCGTGGACGGGCTCAGCGTGCTGCGCGAGATGCGTCGTACCAGCGACACGCCGGTGATCGTCCTCACCGCCCGCGGCGAGGAAGGCGACCGGGTGCTCGGGTTCGACCTCGGCGCCGACGACTACGTGGTCAAACCCTTCTCCCCGCGGGAGCTGACCCGCCGTGTCACCTCGGTGCTTCGCCGCGTCGCCTCCCCGCCCACGACCGCCGGGCAGACGCTGCGCTTCGACCCCCTCGAGATCGGCGAGCGCACCCGGGAGGTGCGCGTCGACGGGGTATCCGTGGAGCTGACCAGACGTGAGTTCGACCTCCTGCTGTTCCTCGCACGCTCGCCACGACAGGTGTTCAGCCGGGCGCAACTCCTGGAGCGCGTGTGGGACTCCTCCCCGGAGTGGCAGGACCCCGCCACCGTCACCGTGCATGTCGGGCACCTGCGTCACAAGATCGAGCCGGACCCCGGTCAACCGCGGTGGCTCATCACCGTCCGGGGTGTCGGCTATCGCTTCGAACCATGA
- a CDS encoding RNA polymerase subunit sigma-70, giving the protein MSEASVAPTHDAVIATMRTEDAGAFAQLVEPHRRELHVHCYRMLASYEDAQDLVQETFLRAWRRRETFEGRAPLRAWLYRIATNACLDFLDRRPERTHLPLADEASQGEVPWLQPAPDRFLVGSPGQQEPGAAIVTRETIELAFLVAVQHLPPRQRAVLILRDVLGWPAKDAASLLETSVASANSALQRARVTMRTHLPGDRTDWTPTTEPSGQERDLVQRYMAATDRTDIDALKALFHEELRFAMPPQPGVWVGRDTCVQAWVDGGLGSPEFGELRTLATSANLQPAVANYVRGPGDSHFRLFAVDVLTIRDGLISDIIAFGGDELEPFDLPGTLDEEGSG; this is encoded by the coding sequence ATGTCCGAAGCGTCCGTCGCACCGACACACGACGCCGTCATCGCCACGATGCGCACCGAGGACGCCGGCGCGTTCGCCCAGCTCGTCGAGCCCCACCGGCGCGAGCTGCACGTGCACTGCTACCGAATGCTGGCGTCCTACGAGGACGCCCAGGACCTCGTCCAGGAGACGTTCCTGCGGGCCTGGCGCCGCCGCGAGACCTTCGAGGGCCGCGCCCCGCTGCGGGCGTGGCTCTACCGGATCGCGACCAACGCGTGCCTGGACTTCCTCGACCGTCGCCCCGAGCGCACCCACCTGCCCCTGGCCGACGAGGCGAGCCAGGGCGAGGTCCCGTGGCTGCAGCCCGCTCCCGACCGGTTCCTCGTGGGGTCACCGGGGCAGCAGGAACCAGGTGCCGCGATCGTGACCCGGGAGACGATCGAGCTCGCCTTCCTGGTCGCCGTGCAGCACCTGCCACCCCGGCAGCGCGCCGTCCTGATCCTCCGCGACGTGCTCGGCTGGCCGGCCAAGGACGCAGCGTCCCTGCTCGAGACCTCCGTCGCGTCCGCCAACAGCGCCCTGCAACGTGCACGCGTGACGATGCGCACGCACCTGCCCGGCGACAGGACGGACTGGACGCCGACGACCGAGCCCAGCGGGCAGGAACGGGACCTCGTCCAGCGGTACATGGCGGCGACCGATCGCACCGACATCGACGCCCTCAAGGCGTTGTTCCACGAGGAGCTGCGGTTCGCGATGCCCCCGCAGCCGGGCGTCTGGGTCGGCCGCGACACCTGCGTCCAGGCCTGGGTCGACGGCGGGCTCGGGTCACCGGAGTTCGGTGAGCTGCGCACCCTCGCCACGAGCGCGAACCTCCAGCCCGCCGTGGCCAACTACGTACGCGGGCCCGGCGACAGCCACTTCCGGCTGTTCGCCGTCGACGTGCTGACCATCCGCGACGGCCTCATCTCGGACATCATCGCGTTCGGCGGCGACGAGCTGGAACCGTTCGACCTGCCCGGGACCCTCGACGAGGAAGGGAGCGGGTGA
- a CDS encoding molybdopterin-dependent oxidoreductase: MTGPRGTRLAAPTAGLLAVAVALATAELVAGILPGGQSPLAVVADRIIVLMPAVVVGLALDLLGTANRPVLLLSMLGVSAAVGASIGRWAARWRWAAPLGFLPFVLLGTAAGIADPLLPTATAVTAPPVGALAGLMVLWRFPGTAAAGGGDPSEPGEEVALPDPTAPPGPTRRDVLVWAGPAAGAAVVFAVTGRTLQMRAAHGSLPDEFALPAPADPLPPPPATTSLDVEGISPLLTSNDDFFRIDTAFRVPRIDPDAHVVRITGLVDQPYSLSYDQLLEMADTEADVTLTCVSNEVGGGLIGNARWHGVPLERVLERAGVRAGATQVVGRAVDGWTAGFPLEVLDGRPALIAVGMNGESLPVEHGFPVRLVIAGLYGYVSDTKWLAEIELTTFDAYDAYWVRRGWAREGPIKTQSRIDVPRHGASLAAGPVAVAGVAWAGDRGIERVEVSVDDRAWEQAELADELAPTTWRQWRLRWDAEPGEHTLRVRATDGTGETQTDQVRPPAPDGATGHHTIRISVA; this comes from the coding sequence TTGACCGGACCTCGCGGGACCCGGTTGGCGGCACCGACCGCTGGCCTGCTGGCCGTGGCCGTTGCGCTCGCCACGGCGGAACTCGTGGCGGGGATCCTGCCCGGTGGGCAGTCACCCCTCGCGGTGGTCGCGGACCGGATCATCGTCCTGATGCCAGCCGTGGTCGTGGGGCTCGCCCTCGATCTTCTCGGCACGGCCAACCGACCGGTCCTGCTCCTCAGCATGTTGGGGGTGTCCGCGGCTGTCGGTGCGTCGATCGGCCGCTGGGCGGCCCGGTGGCGCTGGGCAGCGCCGCTCGGGTTCCTCCCCTTCGTGTTGCTCGGCACCGCCGCCGGGATCGCCGACCCGCTGCTGCCGACGGCGACCGCAGTCACCGCCCCACCGGTCGGGGCGCTCGCCGGCCTGATGGTCCTGTGGCGGTTCCCTGGCACCGCCGCGGCGGGAGGCGGCGACCCCTCCGAGCCTGGTGAGGAGGTGGCGCTCCCCGACCCCACCGCGCCGCCAGGGCCCACGCGTCGGGACGTGCTGGTGTGGGCCGGCCCAGCGGCCGGTGCCGCCGTCGTGTTCGCGGTGACCGGCCGGACCCTGCAGATGCGAGCAGCTCACGGCAGCCTGCCCGACGAGTTCGCCCTGCCGGCGCCGGCAGATCCCTTGCCACCCCCGCCCGCGACGACGTCGCTGGACGTGGAGGGGATCTCGCCGCTGCTCACCTCGAACGACGACTTCTTCCGCATCGACACCGCCTTCCGCGTGCCCCGGATCGACCCCGACGCCCACGTGGTCCGGATCACGGGCCTGGTCGACCAGCCCTACTCGCTGTCCTACGACCAGCTGCTCGAGATGGCCGACACCGAAGCCGACGTCACCCTGACGTGCGTCTCCAACGAGGTCGGTGGCGGGCTGATCGGGAACGCCCGCTGGCACGGTGTCCCCCTCGAGCGGGTGCTCGAGCGCGCCGGCGTCCGAGCCGGCGCAACGCAGGTGGTGGGCCGTGCCGTCGACGGCTGGACCGCCGGCTTCCCGCTCGAGGTGCTCGACGGGCGTCCCGCCCTGATCGCGGTGGGGATGAACGGCGAGTCGTTGCCGGTCGAGCACGGCTTCCCGGTCCGGCTCGTGATCGCCGGCCTGTACGGCTACGTGTCGGACACCAAGTGGCTCGCCGAGATCGAGCTCACGACCTTCGACGCCTACGACGCCTACTGGGTGCGGCGCGGCTGGGCGCGTGAAGGTCCGATCAAGACCCAGTCCCGCATCGACGTACCCCGGCACGGCGCGAGCCTCGCCGCGGGGCCGGTCGCCGTCGCTGGCGTCGCCTGGGCCGGCGATCGCGGCATCGAACGGGTCGAGGTATCCGTCGACGATCGTGCCTGGGAGCAGGCCGAGCTCGCCGACGAACTCGCGCCGACCACCTGGCGCCAGTGGCGTCTCCGGTGGGACGCCGAACCTGGCGAGCACACGCTGCGGGTGCGCGCGACCGACGGGACCGGCGAGACCCAGACCGACCAGGTGAGGCCGCCAGCTCCGGATGGCGCGACCGGCCACCACACGATCCGCATCAGCGTCGCCTGA
- a CDS encoding DM13 domain-containing protein has translation MSATSQTRPSLWSRVRAHPRRLVVGGVVLVGAVAFVLWWFQPQALLFDRVVDEEFPAVATEPSPEPSPAEAEAGEAGDMGEADDPPPSLEEEGAAEDTVAAEEPTAPRMLSSGRFESRNRYTVTGEATVHELEDGSRTLRLEPFESTNGPDLYVYLTTADHADDDAALAADFVDLGDLRGNIGNQNYPIPDGVDLDVYDTVVIWCERFTVAFGAADLTPRAE, from the coding sequence ATGTCCGCGACCAGTCAGACCCGGCCGAGCCTGTGGAGCCGCGTGCGTGCCCATCCGCGTCGACTCGTCGTCGGTGGGGTCGTGCTCGTCGGTGCTGTCGCCTTCGTGCTGTGGTGGTTCCAACCCCAGGCGCTGCTCTTCGACCGGGTCGTGGACGAGGAGTTCCCCGCGGTCGCCACGGAACCCTCGCCCGAGCCGTCCCCGGCCGAGGCCGAAGCGGGGGAGGCAGGCGACATGGGCGAGGCTGACGATCCGCCACCGAGCCTCGAGGAGGAGGGTGCAGCGGAGGACACCGTGGCGGCCGAGGAACCCACCGCCCCTCGGATGCTGTCGTCGGGCAGGTTCGAGTCTCGCAACCGGTACACCGTGACCGGAGAGGCGACCGTCCACGAACTCGAGGACGGCAGCCGGACCCTGCGGCTCGAGCCGTTCGAGTCGACCAACGGTCCCGACCTGTACGTCTACCTCACCACCGCTGACCACGCCGATGACGACGCCGCGTTGGCGGCCGACTTCGTCGACCTCGGCGACCTGCGCGGGAACATCGGCAACCAGAACTACCCGATCCCCGACGGCGTCGACCTCGACGTCTACGACACCGTCGTCATCTGGTGCGAGCGGTTCACCGTCGCCTTCGGCGCCGCCGATCTGACGCCGCGAGCCGAGTAG